The proteins below are encoded in one region of Triticum aestivum cultivar Chinese Spring chromosome 1B, IWGSC CS RefSeq v2.1, whole genome shotgun sequence:
- the LOC123083446 gene encoding probable leucine-rich repeat receptor-like protein kinase At1g35710: protein MQTLRLKMPSCSTPFFYLFCLLLAPCLLLLEEAHAAHHGGVSMRSQHMALLRWKATLASPPPQMTSWRENTSPCNWTGIMCSAIRHGRRMPRVVTNISLPNASIIGKLGELNFSALPFFTYIDLTNNSLHGAIPASISSLSALSKLYLSYNQLTGKIPYEIGDLQSLEQLGLAFNRLTGHIPASLGNLTMLTSLFIHQTMLSGSIPGEVGRLVNLQILQLSNSNLSGMIPKTLGNLTQLNTLYLYDNQLSGPIPQELGGLVHLQRLDLSSNSFSGPIPISITNLTKMNELFLEENQITGPIPSELGNLAMLNQLGLYKNQIIGSMPPELGNLTMLNELALYTNKITGSIPLQVGNLMNLQELDLSNNQISGSIPGSLGNITKLEVLHLFENLITGSIPEEIGNLMNLKHLDLYQNQILGSIPKTFGKLKSIQQLYIYDNKLSGSLPQEFGDLIGLVELGLSNNSLSGPLPANICSGGRLQLLSVDSNMFNSPIPSSLKTCTSLVRLHLESNQLTGDISQHFGVYPQLKKMGLSSNRLSGKISPNLGACTQLTTLNLANNMINGSIPPTLSKLSNLVVLSLQSNDLSGEIPPKICSLANLYKMNISSNQLSGSIPTQIKKLSNLGVLDISGNRLSGLIPEELGACTKLQSLKINNNNFSGSLPSAIGNLAVLQIMLDVSNNNLSGVLPRQLGNLQMLEFLNLSHNQFNGSIPSSFASMVSLSTLDVSYNDLEGLIPTTRLLQNASASWFLPNKGLCGNLSSLPPCYSTQVSGNHKRKMVGLLLSILLVVGFSIVVAIVVKIMLNRNMRKPQESVTTEGRDLFYVWNFDGRLVFDDIVRATEDFDDKYIVGTGGYGKVYKGQLQDGQLVAVKKLHQTEEELDDERRFRSEMEILSQIRQRSIVKMYGFCSHPVYKFLVYDYIQQGSLHGILENQELAKELDWKKRIALATDVAQAISYLHHECSPPIIHRDITSNNILLDTTFKAFVSDFGTARILKPDSSNWSALAGTYGYIAPELSYTSAVTEKCDVYSFGVVVLELVMGKHPRDLLDGSFSSGEQAMPVKDILDQRPRTPTTTEANSLAVLIELAFSCLESSPRARPTMREAYQTLIQRPSSSSCPVPFDSLTLQQGSDAC, encoded by the exons ATGCAAACACTACGCCTCAAGATGCCATCTTGCTCAACACCTTTCTTCTACCTCTTCTGCCTACTGCTTGCGCCGTGCCTTCTTCTCTTGGAAGAAGCACATGCGGCGCACCATGGAGGGGTCTCAATGAGGTCTCAGCACATGGCCCTCCTCCGCTGGAAGGCTACACTTGCAAGCCCACCGCCCCAGATGACCTCCTGGCGGGAAAACACCAGCCCGTGCAACTGGACGGGCATCATGTGCTCGGCCATTCGCCATGGCCGCCGCATGCCCCGAGTGGTGACCAACATCTCCCTGCCGAATGCTAGCATCATTGGCAAGCTTGGTGAGCTCAACTTCTCGGCTCTTCCATTCTTCACATACATCGACCTTACTAACAACAGTCTCCATGGTGCAATACCCGCTAGTATCAGCTCCTTGTCAGCACTTTCGAAACTTTACCTTTCCTACAACCAGCTCACTGGGAAAATCCCCTATGAGATTGGTGACCTGCAAAGTCTTGAGCAGCTTGGTCTCGCATTTAACAGACTCACAGGACATATCCCAGCGTCTCTGGGTAACCTAACAATGTTAACTAGTCTTTTCATTCACCAAACCATGCTATCAGGCTCCATTCCTGGCGAGGTTGGAAGGCTTGTCAACCTGCAAATCCTACAGCTAAGCAACAGCAACTTAAGCGGCATGATACCAAAAACCCTTGGAAATCTGACCCAACTAAATACTTTGTACCTCTATGATAATCAACTTTCAGGGCCTATACCCCAGGAACTAGGCGGGCTAGTGCATTTGCAAAGACTTGACCTTAGTTCAAATAGTTTTTCAGGTCCAATTCCAATCTCCATAACCAATCTCACTAAGATGAATGAGCTTTTTCTCGAAGAaaatcaaatcacaggcccaataCCTTCAGAACTAGGCAACCTCGCTATGCTAAATCAACTTGGTCTCTACAAAAATCAAATAATAGGTTCAATGCCCCCGGAGCTAGGCAACCTCACTATGCTCAATGAACTTGCTCTATATACAAATAAAATCACAGGTTCGATACCTTTACAGGTGGGAAATCTGATGAATCTCCAAGAGTTGGACTTGTCCAACAACCAAATATCTGGCTCAATTCCTGGCAGCTTAGGAAATATAACCAAGCTTGAAGTGCTACACCTCTTTGAAAATCTGATAACCGGTTCCATTCCCGAGGAAATTGGCAATCTGATGAATCTCAAACATTTAGACTTGTATCAGAACCAAATTTTGGGATCAATACCAAAAACTTTTGGGAAGTTGAAAAGCATCCAACAGCTGTACATCTACGATAACAAATTATCAGGTTCCCTTCCTCAAGAATTTGGAGATCTCATAGGCCTTGTCGAACTTGGGCTATCTAACAACTCACTCTCAGGGCCTTTACCTGCAAATATATGTTCAGGTGGCAGACTTCAACTTCTTAGTGTTGATTCTAATATGTTCAATAGCCCCATTCCAAGTAGTTTAAAGACATGTACGAGTTTGGTTCGACTTCACCTTGAGTCAAACCAACTAACAGGCGATATATCTCAGCATTTTGGTGTGTACCCACAACTCAAAAAGATGGGCTTATCATCGAATAGGCTCTCTGGGAAAATCTCACCGAACCTAGGTGCATGTACCCAACTAACGACACTAAATCTAGCAAATAATATGATCAATGGTTCCATACCTCCAACGCTTTCTAAATTGTCCAACCTAGTAGTACTATCACTCCAGTCTAATGATCTCAGTGGTGAGATTCCACCAAAAATCTGTAGTTTAGCAAATCTCTATAAAATGAACATATCATCAAACCAATTATCTGGATCCATACCTACACAAATAAAAAAGCTAAGCAATCTAGGAGTCCTTGATATATCTGGGAACAGACTGAGTGGATTGATACCTGAGGAACTAGGGGCATGCACGAAACTACAGTCCCTGAAGATCAACAACAACAACTTCAGTGGGAGTTTGCCCAGTGCGATTGGAAATTTAGCAGTCCTGCAAATCATGTTAGATGTGAGCAACAATAACCTCAGTGGTGTGTTGCCACGGCAACTTGGGAACCTGCAGATGCTAGAATTTCTGAATTTATCACATAATCAGTTCAATGGCAGCATTCCATCCTCCTTTGCAAGCATGGTGAGCCTTTCAACACTCGATGTGTCCTATAATGACTTGGAAGGACTGATCCCAACAACACGGCTACTCCAAAATGCTTCAGCAAGTTGGTTTCTTCCGAATAAAGGTCTGTGTGGTAACCTCTCTAGCCTGCCACCTTGTTATTCAACCCAAGTATCTGGTAATCATAAACGGAAGATGGTTGGTTTGCTTTTGTCAATTCTTCTTGTGGTGGGTTTCAGCATTGTTGTTGCCATTGTTGTCAAAATAATGCTTAATCGTAACATGAGAAAACCTCAAGAAAGTGTTACTACTGAAGGAAGGGACCTATTCTACGTTTGGAATTTTGATGGAAGATTAGTATTTGACGACATTGTAAGGGCAACAGAAGACTTCGACGATAAGTACATCGTTGGAACAGGAGGATACGGCAAAGTCTATAAGGGTCAACTCCAAGACGGGCAACTAGTTGCTGTGAAGAAGCTTCATCAGACTGAAGAAGAGTTGGATGATGAAAGAAGATTTCGAAGTGAAATGGAAATCTTATCACAGATCCGACAACGAAGCATTGTCAAAATGTATGGATTCTGCTCCCATCCAGTGTATAAGTTTCTAGTCTACGACTACATTCAGCAGGGAAGCCTCCACGGAATATTGGAAAATCAGGAGCTAGCAAAGGAATTAGATTGGAAGAAGAGAATTGCTCTTGCAACTGATGTGGCTCAAGCAATATCTTATTTGCATCATGAATGCAGTCCACCTATAATCCATCGAGATATCACCAGCAACAACATCTTGCTTGATACAACCTTCAAGGCTTTTGTCTCGGATTTCGGCACAGCAAGGATTCTTAAGCCCGATTCATCAAACTGGAGTGCACTAGCAGGGACGTATGGCTACATAGCTCCTG AACTCTCGTACACATCTGCTGTGACGGAGAAATGTGATGTCTATAGCTTTGGTGTGGTTGTGCTAGAGCTAGTGATGGGGAAGCATCCAAGGGATCTGTTAGACGGTAGTTTTTCGAGTGGGGAACAAGCTATGCCGGTGAAAGATATTCTAGACCAACGGCCGAGAACACCAACAACAACAGAAGCGAATAGCTTAGCTGTGCTCATCGAACTGGCCTTTTCTTGCTTGGAATCTTCTCCACGAGCAAGGCCAACCATGCGGGAGGCATACCAAACACTCATCCAGCGACCCTCTTCTAGTTCCTGCCCTGTGCCTTTTGACTCGCTTACATTACAGCAAGGGAGTGATGCATGTTGA